In Candidatus Binatia bacterium, a single window of DNA contains:
- a CDS encoding FG-GAP-like repeat-containing protein: protein MRQRFLTLLVSAGLVAAFSSCSRRDTEPRPAATPTAVPAKAPAAAGIPPQHATRVVELFNRGVGLMDRFEPVEAIKAFEEMVGLAPDWTLGRLNYGIALLNGQTDEFYGRAEVELKKVIAVAPDDPYAHYALGMLLRHLTRFEEAKAQFEEVLRIDPEDADAHYQLGILVMDKDPAAARAHLEKTLAKTPHHESACYRLQSLLIKAGEKERAQELMSRFRALKAAKAGAFSGMKYGEMGRYAEVIRAFPGLAAAAEAGAVPAFTDAAESHGLTLAAAGNPGWPGVPLTGGAPAFAPGVAADDIDGDGDVDTYLVAAGPDARGALLRNEGGHFAAVADSGIDGSGAIGAFFGDYDADGDPDLYLTRAGTNRLYRNEGGGRFADVTAATATAGKDVVSAGAAWADADHDGDLDLYVANVASTGAQAPGAPNALFRNNGDGTFVEVAEAAGIDGGDAATVGVLFFDLDDDRDLDLLLLNANKPNRVFLNDRVGQYTDATARFADLSNAGASVGAMAGDVDLNGREDLLILLGAEPPRLFLQVERGRFVEDQTFAAVARGLGGAANAALGDLDLDGDLDLVLFDSGRDGGVRHRILMNSGGGIFAPPAAFGAERAAPAARGAVAADFGADGGLDLLVARAGARPEFWQAPAVPGRHWLQVIPAKAGEGEARWVEPAAVGLQVEVKTGRRLQVGSVKAAGGYLGSTPRQAHFGLGADARADYVRLNWPDAVLQSELEVAADQSWRVPKVLRKPSSCPLLFAWDGKGFAFVTDFLGVGGLGFFIAPGEYAPPDPTEDVRIPPELIRPRDGRYVLRIAEPLEEITYLDEVHLHAYDHPAGWEVYPDERFTGSPPFPTGRPLAAADKIFPQAARTDRGEDVRERILTIDRRYVEPPMDRRFIGYAQDHWIEIDFGDRLRGVAPDARLVLYLYSWVEYTYSHVNYAASQAGLRMQSPRIEVPDGKGGWRVAMAEAGYPGGLPRMMTVDISELPWRSDGRLRIRTNMEVYWDQIFAAVDVSGPELTGQVLRPAVAELRYLGYPREYSPDGANPTLYDYHRVDQGLPFKNLTGNYTRFGDVRPLLEAADDKFAIFGRGEELALEFDAMALPALPDGRARTVVLHADGYCKDMNLYTAFPDTVEPLPYHAMDNYPPSRPGPATPDHERYAAEWNTRRVVGQ from the coding sequence ATGCGACAGCGATTCCTGACGCTCCTCGTCAGTGCGGGACTGGTGGCGGCTTTCTCGAGCTGTTCGCGGCGCGATACCGAACCGCGTCCGGCAGCGACCCCGACCGCGGTACCGGCAAAGGCGCCGGCGGCCGCCGGTATCCCGCCGCAGCATGCGACGCGTGTCGTCGAGCTGTTCAACCGCGGTGTCGGATTGATGGACCGCTTCGAGCCGGTGGAAGCCATCAAGGCATTCGAGGAGATGGTCGGTCTGGCGCCTGACTGGACCCTCGGCAGGCTCAACTACGGCATCGCGTTGCTCAATGGGCAGACCGACGAGTTCTACGGGCGCGCCGAGGTCGAGTTGAAGAAGGTCATCGCGGTGGCGCCGGACGATCCATACGCCCACTACGCTCTCGGCATGCTGCTCCGCCACCTGACGCGCTTCGAAGAGGCGAAGGCACAGTTCGAAGAAGTGTTACGTATCGACCCTGAAGACGCCGACGCGCACTACCAGCTCGGCATTCTCGTCATGGACAAGGACCCGGCCGCCGCCCGGGCGCATCTGGAGAAGACGCTCGCCAAGACCCCCCATCACGAATCGGCCTGCTATCGCCTGCAATCGCTGCTGATCAAGGCCGGCGAGAAGGAGCGCGCTCAGGAACTGATGAGCCGGTTCCGCGCCCTCAAGGCCGCCAAGGCCGGGGCGTTCTCCGGCATGAAATACGGCGAGATGGGCCGCTACGCCGAGGTGATCCGCGCCTTCCCCGGCCTGGCCGCCGCCGCAGAAGCGGGGGCCGTGCCGGCGTTTACCGACGCCGCGGAGTCGCACGGGCTGACGCTTGCCGCCGCCGGTAATCCCGGATGGCCGGGCGTACCGCTGACCGGCGGAGCCCCGGCGTTCGCACCGGGCGTGGCCGCCGACGACATCGACGGAGACGGTGACGTCGACACGTATCTCGTAGCCGCCGGACCCGACGCTCGGGGAGCGTTGTTGCGCAACGAGGGCGGGCATTTCGCCGCGGTTGCGGATAGCGGCATCGACGGCAGCGGCGCGATCGGCGCTTTCTTCGGGGACTACGACGCCGACGGCGACCCCGATCTCTACCTGACGCGTGCCGGTACGAACCGGCTTTACCGAAACGAGGGGGGCGGACGCTTCGCCGACGTCACCGCGGCGACCGCTACGGCCGGTAAAGATGTGGTAAGCGCCGGGGCGGCGTGGGCCGACGCGGATCACGACGGCGATCTCGATCTTTACGTGGCCAACGTCGCGAGCACGGGAGCCCAGGCGCCCGGCGCACCGAACGCGCTGTTTCGTAACAACGGCGACGGCACCTTCGTCGAGGTGGCGGAGGCCGCCGGTATCGACGGCGGCGATGCGGCAACCGTCGGGGTGCTGTTCTTCGATCTCGACGACGACCGCGATCTCGACCTCCTGCTGCTCAACGCCAATAAGCCGAACCGGGTCTTTCTCAATGACCGGGTGGGCCAGTACACCGATGCCACGGCACGTTTCGCCGATCTTTCCAACGCCGGTGCGTCGGTCGGGGCGATGGCGGGCGACGTCGACCTCAACGGCCGTGAGGATCTGCTCATCCTGCTCGGCGCAGAGCCGCCGCGACTATTTTTGCAGGTCGAGCGCGGGCGGTTCGTCGAGGACCAGACCTTCGCCGCGGTCGCGCGTGGATTGGGAGGGGCGGCCAACGCGGCCCTCGGCGACCTCGATCTGGACGGCGACCTGGACCTGGTGTTGTTCGACAGCGGCCGCGACGGCGGCGTGCGCCACCGGATCTTGATGAACTCGGGCGGCGGGATCTTTGCGCCACCCGCGGCGTTCGGCGCGGAACGGGCGGCGCCGGCGGCGCGCGGTGCGGTCGCGGCTGACTTCGGCGCCGACGGCGGACTCGATCTGCTCGTGGCCCGTGCCGGGGCGCGGCCCGAGTTCTGGCAGGCTCCGGCGGTGCCGGGCCGGCACTGGCTGCAAGTCATCCCGGCCAAAGCCGGCGAGGGCGAGGCGCGCTGGGTGGAGCCGGCTGCGGTCGGTCTGCAGGTCGAGGTTAAGACCGGGCGCCGTCTCCAGGTGGGAAGTGTCAAGGCGGCCGGCGGCTATCTCGGCAGCACGCCGCGCCAGGCGCACTTCGGTCTCGGCGCCGATGCCAGGGCCGACTATGTCCGCCTCAACTGGCCGGATGCCGTCTTACAGAGCGAGCTGGAGGTTGCCGCCGATCAGAGCTGGCGCGTACCGAAGGTGCTGCGCAAGCCGTCGTCCTGTCCGCTGCTGTTCGCGTGGGACGGTAAGGGCTTCGCCTTCGTGACCGATTTTCTCGGCGTTGGCGGGCTCGGTTTCTTCATCGCGCCGGGAGAGTACGCGCCGCCCGATCCGACCGAGGACGTCCGCATCCCGCCCGAGCTGATCCGGCCGCGCGACGGCCGTTACGTGTTACGTATCGCCGAGCCGCTCGAGGAAATCACCTACCTCGACGAAGTGCACCTGCACGCCTACGACCATCCGGCCGGCTGGGAGGTCTATCCGGACGAGCGCTTCACCGGCTCGCCGCCGTTCCCCACCGGTCGGCCGCTGGCGGCGGCCGATAAGATATTCCCGCAGGCTGCACGCACCGATCGCGGCGAGGACGTACGGGAGCGCATTCTGACCATTGACCGGCGTTACGTGGAACCGCCCATGGATCGGCGTTTCATCGGTTACGCGCAGGATCACTGGATCGAGATCGACTTCGGCGACCGCTTGCGTGGAGTCGCGCCGGACGCCCGTTTGGTCCTCTACCTGTACAGTTGGGTCGAGTATACCTACTCGCATGTGAACTACGCGGCGTCGCAGGCGGGCTTGCGCATGCAATCGCCGCGAATCGAGGTGCCCGACGGCAAGGGCGGCTGGCGCGTGGCGATGGCGGAAGCCGGCTATCCGGGCGGGCTGCCGCGCATGATGACGGTCGACATTTCGGAGCTGCCGTGGCGCAGCGATGGACGGCTGCGGATTCGCACGAACATGGAGGTGTACTGGGATCAGATATTTGCCGCCGTTGACGTCAGTGGGCCCGAGCTGACCGGGCAAGTGCTGCGGCCGGCGGTGGCGGAGCTGCGCTATCTCGGTTATCCGCGCGAGTACTCGCCGGACGGCGCGAACCCGACGCTTTACGACTATCACCGGGTCGATCAGGGCCTGCCGTTCAAGAACCTGACCGGCAACTACACGCGCTTCGGCGACGTACGTCCGTTGCTGGAGGCGGCCGACGACAAGTTCGCGATCTTCGGGCGCGGCGAGGAACTGGCCCTGGAGTTCGACGCCATGGCCTTGCCGGCATTGCCCGACGGGCGGGCGCGCACGGTGGTGCTGCACGCCGACGGGTATTGCAAGGATATGAACCTCTACACCGCGTTCCCCGACACGGTGGAGCCGCTGCCCTACCACGCAATGGATAACTACCCGCCGTCGCGACCCGGGCCGGCAACCCCGGACCACGAGCGTTACGCGGCGGAGTGGAACACCCGCAGAGTGGTCGGCCAGTAA
- a CDS encoding MATE family efflux transporter — protein MSLTSRYGQVRSGLRTELRPMLRLAGPVVLAEIGWMSMGLVDTMLVGRVSAAAIGAVSIGSHIFYTVAVTGMGMLLGLDYLVARAVGEGQPEEGRRALVQGVYVSVTISALLGVILMSLLPRLESFGVRPEVAREAVPYLRALAWSTLPLLLYAALRRYLQAIGAVRPIMVALLSANAINAGAAWALIFGHFGLPALGAEGAGWATCASRVYMFLYLLIYLLRHESRTGAGRGVSYRPEFARLAEIARLGWPAALQILLEMGVFAAAALLAARLSPDTLAGHQVALSIAAFTFMVPLGVSSAAAVRVGHALGRADAAGAARAGWTALMLGAAFMSVAGLTFVAVPHALVRAFTTEAAVIAVGVSLLGIAAVFQLFDGLQVVATGALRGTGDTRTPMLSNLVAHWGIGLPLGYALCFRLDWGVRGLWVGLCTGLIAVALTLVVVWFRRTRVLASEYGRHSTQQPS, from the coding sequence ATGTCGCTGACCTCCCGATACGGGCAAGTGCGCTCCGGACTGCGCACCGAGTTGCGGCCGATGCTGCGGCTGGCGGGGCCGGTGGTGCTGGCGGAGATCGGCTGGATGAGCATGGGGTTGGTTGACACCATGCTGGTCGGACGCGTGAGCGCCGCGGCGATCGGTGCGGTGAGCATCGGCAGCCACATCTTCTACACCGTAGCCGTTACCGGCATGGGCATGCTGCTCGGTCTCGACTACCTGGTGGCGCGCGCGGTCGGCGAGGGGCAACCCGAAGAGGGACGGCGGGCGCTGGTGCAAGGGGTCTACGTCAGCGTGACGATCTCGGCACTGCTCGGCGTCATCCTCATGTCTCTGCTGCCGCGGCTGGAGTCGTTCGGCGTACGCCCCGAGGTGGCGCGCGAAGCGGTGCCATATCTGCGTGCGCTCGCCTGGAGCACGCTGCCCCTGCTGCTCTACGCCGCCCTGCGGCGCTACCTGCAGGCGATCGGCGCGGTGCGCCCGATCATGGTGGCGCTTCTGAGCGCCAATGCGATCAACGCGGGTGCCGCCTGGGCTTTGATTTTCGGCCACTTCGGGCTGCCGGCTCTGGGTGCCGAAGGGGCAGGCTGGGCCACCTGCGCGTCGCGGGTGTACATGTTCCTTTACCTGCTCATCTACCTGCTCCGACACGAGTCGCGGACGGGGGCGGGCCGAGGCGTCTCGTATCGACCGGAGTTCGCCCGTCTCGCCGAGATCGCGCGCCTCGGATGGCCCGCGGCACTGCAGATCCTTCTGGAAATGGGCGTGTTTGCGGCGGCGGCGTTGCTGGCGGCGCGGCTTTCTCCGGATACGCTTGCCGGCCATCAAGTGGCGCTCAGCATCGCCGCATTCACGTTCATGGTGCCCCTTGGGGTCTCGTCGGCGGCAGCGGTGCGCGTCGGCCACGCCCTCGGCCGTGCCGACGCGGCCGGCGCCGCGCGCGCCGGTTGGACGGCGCTCATGCTCGGCGCGGCGTTCATGAGCGTCGCCGGCTTGACCTTTGTCGCCGTGCCGCACGCGCTGGTCCGCGCCTTCACCACCGAGGCCGCGGTGATCGCGGTCGGTGTATCCTTGCTCGGCATTGCCGCCGTATTCCAGCTCTTCGACGGCCTGCAGGTCGTCGCCACGGGTGCGCTGCGCGGTACCGGCGATACGCGCACCCCGATGCTTTCCAATCTGGTGGCGCACTGGGGTATCGGCCTGCCGCTCGGGTACGCTCTGTGTTTTCGGCTCGACTGGGGCGTGCGCGGCCTGTGGGTCGGCCTTTGCACCGGCTTGATCGCCGTCGCCCTGACCCTTGTGGTCGTGTGGTTCCGGCGCACCCGCGTGCTGGCCTCCGAGTACGGCCGGCATTCCACCCAGCAGCCCTCATAA